AACCGTCCGTTCAGGAAAGCGCGCATGGTAAATTCGCCCGGCTGGGCGGCACGTGCGCCGCTGTACAGCAGAGCCTCCATGATCTTTTGCTGAATATAGGGAGAGCCGTGGCAGGAAATTTCCACCACATTTTCTTTTGTATAGGAATGAGGTGCAATAAACAGGCTGATCAGTACTTCGTCCAGCACTTCATTGTTATAAGCCATCTTGCCCAGGTGGATGGTATGAGTAGGTTGTTGCAGCAGGTTTTTCCCTTTAAACAGCTTATTTACAATGGCGACGGCATCTGTTCCGGATAAACGGATAACACCTATTGCACCCATACCCGGAGGGGTGGAAAGCGCAACAATGGTATCAGATATATCACTTTTTGACATAAATACAGTTAAATGATTAAATGGTAAGTTGTTTAGACAACCTGCGAGTCAGCTAAATTAAGTGAATTCAGCGGGATTTTAATTCGATATGTTTGGAAAGAGACGGCAGGATAATCATAACATAATTTAGGAAAACCGGAATTTCATTAAACTCAAAAATCTTATATTATTCCCACATTCTTTATTACCTTTGCCAATTCAACAACCCACCAGAATGAAAAAATTAGTTACGCTGTGTTTTCTAATATTCTCAGTATTTGTAATTTATGCACAAAGTTTCGGTAATTTTTCCGGAGCCTTAACCGGAAGCGGTATAACGGCTGCTGCTGCCGGTGCTGCCAAGCAGATGCAGTCTTTAAATGCGGGTAATCCCACGGCTACATCCAATTTATCCCAATTGCAGTTATTGGGCTTAGACCCAACAGCCATCCAGAAATACGTGAAAACCAAGTCTGAGGAAGGTAAAAAGGATGACCCCAACGCTAATCCACTGGAAGATGTGTTGAAATCTGTGCTGGAAATGAAAGCAAGACAGGACGGAATGCAGGAGCTGATGGATAAAATGCAGCAATCTGCAGAGGCGAATGACAATGTAAAACCGAACGAAATCTTCGGACATGACTTTTTTGGAACAGGCAAATTGGCGTTGTTTGAAAAATCTTCCGATTCCAAGGCACCGGATTCTTATATATTAGGGGTTGATGATGAAATCAGTATAGCTGTTTGGGGATATTCTGATTATAATAACAAATTCAAAGTCAGTGAAGACGGCTATATTCAGATTCCTGAGTTCGGAAGGATATATGTGAAGGGTCTTACCTTTGGTGCTGTAAAAGCACAAATCGGTAAAAGACTGGCCACCTTCATCAACACAGCCAATACGAAATATGAGATTACTTTAAACTATTCCAGAACGATAGATGTAAATATAGTCGGCGAAGTAAAATCGCCCGGTACCTACCAGATTCCGGCCATCAATTCTATTTATAATGCTATCAATGCAGCGAATGGAATTACAGATATAGGAAGCGTGCGGGATATACAGGTACGTAGAGACGGAAAAACGATCAGGAGGTTTGACTTGTATGAATTCCTGTTTAATCCGTTGTTGCAGGAAAGTTTCTTCCTGCAGAAAGGAGATTTTATTTATGTGTCGACTCAAACGAAACTGGTGAAGATATCCGGATCCGTAAGACGACCGGCAAAATATGAATTGTTGAGAAATGAAAATCTGAATGAAATTATCCGGTTTGCCGGAGGATTGGCGCCGGATGCATATATAAAATCCGTTCAGGTAACCAGAACCAATAAGGATAAATCCCAGATTATTGATGTCAATTATGAAGACCTGGTCGGTATAAATTCTAACTTTGAATTGCTGGACGGCGATGTCGTTTCCATTTCATCCATACCCGGAGGAATTGAAAACTTCATCAGTATAATTGGCCCTGTCCGATATCCGGGAAAGTATGAGCTGAAAGAGGGATTCCGGATATCAGATGTTATCAGAAGTGCGGGGGGGATAAAATATGAAACCTATCTGGATAGGGCGTATGTCAAAAGAAGATTGGACGACAATACATATGTCAACCAGAAATTTTCTCTCAAGGAAATATTACTGGATGAAAATGCTACTGATAATTTGTTGCTCCAAAAAGCGGATCAGATACAGTTGTTTTCCAAGGAAGAATTTGTAGAGCAGTTTAAAGTCAGTATTGATGGTTCTGTTTTAAAACCAACCATCCTGGATTTTACAGAGGGCATGACACTGAACGACTTATTGTTTTATGCAGGGGGCCTTAAAAAAGAAGCCGCCAATTCTAAAATCGAAATTTCCCGCGTGATGAATATCAGCGGCAGGGATTCTGTTCAGAAATTTACGCCGCAGAGAGTGGTCATTAAGACAGTTAAGATAGGTAACAACCTCGAAATGGATGAAACCTCGAAAGCGTTTGTCTTAGCGCCGATGGATAAAGTCTATGTGCGTAAAATGTATGGGTTTGAGGAGCAAATGAATGTGACAATCAAGGGGGAAGTAAAATTTCCCGGCATCTATCCTATCCTCGATAAGAACGAAACAGTACTGGATCTGATTGAGCGTGCCGGCGGTTTGACACCTTATGCCTATGTACAGGGCGCAAAATTAACACGACCGGACAATCAGCTGCAGACGACAATATTTGAACTGAAGGATGCTTTTAAAGACCCGAAGTCAAGAGCCAATTTAATATTAAAGAACGGGGATGTAATTGAAATAACAACGGTTAACCAGCTGGTCAGCATCCGGGGAGGCGCCGTTAAATATCCAAATTTGGATACTACACAAACTGTCAACGGCAAATTTGTACCGGGTAAAAGCGCTCGTTGGTACATAAAACACTACGCCGGCGGATTTAAGAAAGGTGCCTTGAAAAAATCCACTATGGTAATTTACCCAAACAGAAGGTTGGATTATACCCGTTCGGTGATGGGGATTAAGAATTACCCGACAGTTGACAATGAAGGTGCGTTGATTACAGTAGACATGAAAAAGAAGACACCAAAGCCGCCGAAAGGTCCGGAATCCGCGTTAAACTGGAATATCGTTTTACCGAGTATCATTGCAGCTGTAACGTCTATAGCCACCACATTGACTTTAATTTTTGTGTTGAAAAAGTAAATAATTTCATGCAGCAGTTTTCAGAAGAAGATATAAGATTAGTCGATGTTCTTGAGTCTTTCAAGAGTTACGTAGTATACTTACTAAAAAAGTGGTATATATCAATCGTCGGTGTGGGGGCTTTAACTGCCGCAGGTTTTTTTTATGCAAAAATGACGCCTCCGACTTATGTCGCCAATATCTCCTTTAATGCAGTGGATTCCAGGGCAAGTGCGATGGGTGGTTTAATGTCTATGATGGGCGTTTCATTTGCAGGAGGTTCCTCGAACGATGTTTTAACAGGCATCTTTTCTTCCCGTAATATTTTCCTGAATTCCATGCTGGATTATATGGAAGTAAACGGAAAAACAGAAAAGATCGCCAACGTTTATATGCATGCCTATAAGTATGATGAAGGGTTTGACGAAGATCCGGAGTGGAAGGGTTTTAAGTTCAAGGCAAACAGCATAAAGGAGATTTCAAAGAAAGAAATGGATTTGCTGTCCATCATGTATGACGATTTTATCGGAGGGTTGATGACCGCGGAATTTGATTTGCCGACAGGGATGATAAAAGCAGAAGTGGAAACACCGGAATATGAGCTTTCCAGACAGTTGGGAGCATCCATGTTGAAATATACGCTTCAGTTCTACCAAACCAAACAGGTTGAAAACGCTACCGCTTCTTTTAATAGCGTATCCAAAAGATTTGATTCCATTTCCCAGCAGATTGCTCTGCGCCAGCGAATGGTGGCCGAATCACAAGACGAAAATCTGTTCAACAGAAAACGTCAGACGGTGGTTGAGCAGCAAAAGCTGAATCAGGAAATCGCCACGCTGAATGTCATGTTTAACGAGGCGGCCTCCTCCAGGGAAAATGCAAAAGCGGGCTTGACGCCGGCTAATAACATCATTCGTGTGGTGGATGATCCTATGTTTTCCACTGCACCCAATCACTTAAGCAAATTATTATATACAGCCATTGGTTTTGCTGTTGGATTGATTTTAATCATCATACCATTGTTAATCAGCAAGGCTATACAAGACGGCAGGGAAGAGGATAAATTGAAAGCAGTTGCAGCTGCCGGAGCTCCGCAACAATAACTTCTTAATATAAAGAATTTAGTTAATTTTATTTCATGCAAACGCATCCTTCAAACGCCATTAAGTTAGAACCTTTAGCCATTATTGGAATCGGATGCCGGTTTCCCGGAAACGTACAATCCCTGGAAGATTTATGGAAACTGCTTATCAATAAAACAGATGCCATCAGCGATTATCCTTCCTCCAGGATCTGCAATGCGGATGCATATGTAGACAGTAACAGAGAAAAGAATAAAATCGTCACAAAGCGCGGAGGATTTATTGAAAATGTAGAATATTTCGATGCGGACTTTTTTAATATTTCTCCGCTGGAAGCAGAAAAGATAGACCCTGCACAACGGATATTGCTGGAAGTAACACAGGAAGCGATTGAAAATGCCGGTTTGACGGAGAAAACGTTGCAGGATTCCAATACCGGAGTTTTTGTCGGTAACTGGACCAGCGACTATGAGCATCGGTTACAGAACGCCAATCAGGATATTGATGTTTATGCCACCACCGGCAGCGGACGCTATGCGCTTTCCGGCAGAGTATCGTATTTTTATAATTTACAGGGACCTTCCCTGACAGTGGATACTGCCTGCTCTTCTTCTAT
This genomic interval from Sphingobacteriales bacterium contains the following:
- a CDS encoding SLBB domain-containing protein — protein: MKKLVTLCFLIFSVFVIYAQSFGNFSGALTGSGITAAAAGAAKQMQSLNAGNPTATSNLSQLQLLGLDPTAIQKYVKTKSEEGKKDDPNANPLEDVLKSVLEMKARQDGMQELMDKMQQSAEANDNVKPNEIFGHDFFGTGKLALFEKSSDSKAPDSYILGVDDEISIAVWGYSDYNNKFKVSEDGYIQIPEFGRIYVKGLTFGAVKAQIGKRLATFINTANTKYEITLNYSRTIDVNIVGEVKSPGTYQIPAINSIYNAINAANGITDIGSVRDIQVRRDGKTIRRFDLYEFLFNPLLQESFFLQKGDFIYVSTQTKLVKISGSVRRPAKYELLRNENLNEIIRFAGGLAPDAYIKSVQVTRTNKDKSQIIDVNYEDLVGINSNFELLDGDVVSISSIPGGIENFISIIGPVRYPGKYELKEGFRISDVIRSAGGIKYETYLDRAYVKRRLDDNTYVNQKFSLKEILLDENATDNLLLQKADQIQLFSKEEFVEQFKVSIDGSVLKPTILDFTEGMTLNDLLFYAGGLKKEAANSKIEISRVMNISGRDSVQKFTPQRVVIKTVKIGNNLEMDETSKAFVLAPMDKVYVRKMYGFEEQMNVTIKGEVKFPGIYPILDKNETVLDLIERAGGLTPYAYVQGAKLTRPDNQLQTTIFELKDAFKDPKSRANLILKNGDVIEITTVNQLVSIRGGAVKYPNLDTTQTVNGKFVPGKSARWYIKHYAGGFKKGALKKSTMVIYPNRRLDYTRSVMGIKNYPTVDNEGALITVDMKKKTPKPPKGPESALNWNIVLPSIIAAVTSIATTLTLIFVLKK